From the Trifolium pratense cultivar HEN17-A07 linkage group LG4, ARS_RC_1.1, whole genome shotgun sequence genome, the window attttgattttcttattttcaattttttgaaattttgatctCTTATTTTACTCTTATTTTTAAAAGTCATATATTTTGtcccttattttaatttttgttttggtccacactcaattttatagtcaattttgatgatgtgttGAAGACATGAATGACATGACACTATACAAATAAAGATTAATGTGTCTACCAATTAGTGGGATCCACTAATAGAgtacaaatgaaaaaataataaatagatgAAACCTAAACTCCTTTTAAGAAACTCTAAAAATTctaattaaaagatatgttttgaaaaaaaaaatacggagtaacactttttaaacttttgaggagttgactgcacaaactccgatatcaaattactatttttgcatcaTTAATGAGTACTCCgagacactatttagcattttccaaaaaatatttatttaaaaagtttaatatttaaatttttaaacagTGTCAACGGAGACACACTTTAGCATGATCCTACATTCTTTTACATGGTTGATTTTACTACTTATTTAGTGACAATAAAATACGTAATTTTGTTGAGTTTTATACCTTtattcttaatataaaaaaaaattatatagttgttttttacttttaccataatttaatttggttcgAGGAACTGTAAACATATACATACAGTGTGCTTCTTTTCCTCCCACCACGATGACGAAACCAAATTTGGGACTTTAATTATCATATCTAAATCCAGTGAGGGATATGTCAAACCGCTATTTCTAACTTTCAGCTTGGACTTAGGACTCCTATAATCTATCTTCAAAGAAGTGCTGCTTCAActaattattattgttgaaaCTTTCAAACATCATTATGTTTTTCCTTCGTGCTTAATTTGGTGCATGCTAGCAGTAGCTCCTTTACTTTTAAAATAACTTGAATAATAAATCTCCTTGAACTTAACTTTTTATCGGTCTTGTGttgaaaagaataatttttaaatttttaagaatttCAATACACTTATTTCTAATACAATTACTATTTTGTAGTATTTGAATTTTTAGGTGTCCTTGAAACACACTTCATGACATGCGTATTACATGCAATATTTTTACCAAGTTATTGTGTcctccgtaaaaaaaaattaatgttcagGGAAACCATATTTATCATTCTTtaaccttttttcttttttggtacaacaTTCGTTAAcctatttaaaaagaaagaTTGTATGACATACTTATGACATGAAATAAACTTTTTAAGACGttaccattattttttttaatataatttttaagacGTTACCTTAAATTTTAATGACATGACAAgtttttttaatacttatttagtTCATCCTACTTCTAAGTTCTATCCCTTCCCTACATACTAGTATATATCATGAGtgaaaaattaaacatattatGAAGTAAACTACAACCACATACAGCCACACTTCATTATGCTATAATCAACTACAACTCTTAGTATTTTattctctccgtcccaaaatataagacatCGTTGACTTTTGCACGTATATTAATAtgatcaaaacaagacatataaatagtgcatttaTTCAAAGTAAGTCTGATAAAATGGGACGGATGGggtattgaagaaaaaaatatgactATTGCAGTGAGTCAGCAAGTTTAGCTAACGTAAACCATACTTTTTTGACTAACGTAAACAATACTTGTTGGACTAGCAAAGGACACGTATTTTATTGCTACTTTACCACAAAAATTTTATGATTGTAAactttgaaaaactaaaaaaatcatttaaatgtattttcaactaaaaatataaagaacCTCTAAAAACGTTGAATTTATATTACAGTAATTTAATTTGGACACTTtaaattaaggaaaatgctaagtAGAAATAGAAATATACAAATCTATAATTTATCATGCATCTATTATGccctaatattattattttatagtgacgaaaaacatatttaactctaaCTATATTTGAATCCTATGACGACTATACGGCTTATAAGCTTTAATAGCAACTCAAATTgtacataaaacaaaaatatatagcaACTAAAATTAGTAATTACTATAAAAGAAGGAAGGTAAAAAACAAAGGGTagagaaaagaatatacatcaAAGGCACAAGATTGAACATGGGCATGGTACAAAAGAGCCACAATAAATTGAATTACATAATCTAACAAGATGCTTGCCTATGATAATGATACATTACAATTAGATACAACCAGACATGAAATTATCATGATGAGGATGAAACTGGAACAGATCTAGTGTTTCGTCCGAGGCCAAGACCTAAGCCCACAGGAATGCTTTCATTTCTTGTTTTGCCTTGGTTACTATGACTACAATGCGAAGAATGAACATGACCATTACTATTTTGACCATGATGTGTTTTTGAGTTGGTACTGTTTGAATTCACGTTAATAACAACATGACCATTTCCGTTGCCCTTGGGATAATCGGAATGAGAATGCGAGTCTCCATTTGTTCCGTTTGAGTTCCTTGCCATGTGTGTCATTCCTACACCCTCCTCTGAGTTACCTGATTCTTCGATATACTCCACATCTTCATTGTACCCGTTGATCAAGAAATCAGAACAGTTTTTCTTGATACCATGATCATATGGGTTTCTGAATCTACCACCTGGACCTCTGAGGTAGCTATACCGCATTATATTTGCCATTTCGTTTGTTGTAATATTGCGCGATATCtgggaaaagaaagaaaaacaaaaagtgaAAGAGACACATGAGTTATATCAGAAGAAACGAAATTTCTTTAGCACTGATAGGCTAGTAAGACATACCTGACTAGCCTGAACAACTGTCAAAGCAAACACTCcgaagaagaggaaaaaatcAGCAATTAGAAATGATATTGCACCAATGTGATTTTTGCCAACATAATTAACCCATGTCCCAAACGAAGAAGGAGCCAGTGGATCAGTTAGTACTCCTGCATTCAGAATTTTGGTTTTATAAGCTTTTTAAATTGCACAAAAATTATCAAAGCAACTCTTATGTCTCAAAATACACATACTTGCAAGACAAACTCCACCAGTAACCAACATTGCTGAAACTTCGAGAATAAGAAAAGCAAAGAAATCCCATTTGTTCTTCTGCAATCATAAAATGTAACAAATCAGGATATTTGTCAGGAAAATAAAACCCGGTCAATTCAATCAGTCAGAAAAATAAAACCACCTTTTCAAAATTAAGGATaatgaaaagaagataaaaatgGCATTGGGGGATTAGCAGAACCACTTTCATCACTCTAGTAAGAAAGAAGGTGAGATAAAGATTAATAGTATAGCCCAACTTACAAAAATGATTTACTGGACAAATGGTTTGTTGtaaaaatgaattcaaataaTTCAACGGTCAACTAATGCACTAATGAAATTATTGAACGTAGAGAGGCATAGATCCCCATGCCAAATGTATCAGTAAACAAGACTTGCACATTAAAAGGTGCACTAATGAAATTATATATTGATATGTGGAATGCTACGTATCCATACTTGAATTTTATTTGGTGTATAAAGCATATTTGCAAAGGAAAAAACAATATGAGACTAATAATTTCCCTTGCCtcctgtcaaaaaaataatacagtATTTTCCCTTGCCCACCAACCTCTTTTTTTCATCAAAgtcaaggacaaaattgaaaccttaaaatatttaactaaaactaaaaagCAGGTAAACAAAAAGTTCATCCAAAAGTACCTTGCCAATGCAATTGGACACCCAGGGACAATGATGGTCAAATTGTTCCACACAACGATCACATGTAGAACAATGTTTTGCACGAAGAGGCCTGACAATCTAAAAAAAAGCAACATAAAGTTTAGTACAAAATCATAAGTAAAGCATGGACGGGCATGCATAGCTAAGAGTGTGCAAGATATTGATTGCTAGTGATAAGGCTTCGTGcagaaaattgaaagaaaaccAAAAGAGGATAGATATAGATTACCTTGCATGTTGCACAAAGCTGGGACCAATTTCCAGCTAGCAAAGCAGGATTATTTATCTCAATCTTCAAAAGAGGCTCCTGCCATAAACCATTTCAACTTTTTAAGTCATTGGCACATAAACCTAATCTATATTTAGAACACATAAAGAGATTGACACGCTCATAGGTAAAAACTGCAAAAGGAAATTAAAGTGAAATATTGCAGGTGGGGGTAGTGCACTAGTGCTGGAGTCAAAGTAGAAATTAGGTAATAGCAAAATAAAACTCACATCATCTTTCATATTCTGAGTGTCATCACTCACTCCGATATAACCTGGATCCTTGCTGTCAAAAACAAAGCGGGAAATATTAAGAAAACACagttaaataataaaacaaataaaatcgtTTTAGAAAAAGGCAGGTTTTAAGAAACAAATTGTAAATAGATATTCAAATAATCTGCAACTGAAAAATCAACGGCTGCTATACATGTCTATTTGTGGGTAAAGTTCACagcatatattattatttagtaTGTATTGACCATCATACACTAAAAACCACAGCTGCCTTGGAGTTCCACCAATATTGTTATCTTGAGAACTTGAACACAAACGATAGGAAATAAATTGTTGAAAAGGTTCCAATACACATCAAATAATTACAAGATTGATTTTAAGAAATTTTCACCAAAAGGATAAATAGAAGCTACTTGGGAAATATACCCAAAAAGCAAGCATCGTTGGATTTTAGATGGACAGATTTCAGTCATATTCATGATACTCATAAATAATCATACTATCTAACTACCCTAAGGATAATTACTACATTATATTAGACATGAATGTAAATGGACATATCATCTAGCAATGATTACGGAAGCAACCAAAAGGTGATTATTACATTAAACATCACATGAATATGGatgataaaaaaatgtgaaggttGTTAACTTTAGCACAGCACAGAAATGAGGAACTGACATTCCCCTACACACACATGAAGCAAATTTTCCCAAACCACTTGTATGCATCTATGCAGCCAGCCAACAAAATACAATGAAAACAATTTCCTCTATACAACTCCTGGAAAGGAGAATTAGTATCACCAAAACAGTTAACTAAGAATTGTGTTGTTAAATTTATATGGCTGCATAATAATAATTGCATGCTCAAACTgccaaaaattcatttttaaaatcatGTTATATCATACATTACTACTGTATCATAATTGGAAAATACACAGAAAAACTCTGTTGAGTTTTTACATAAGAGCTCTAGAAAATCTACAAACGGTCTCTTAAAAAGATGAAACATGTTACGTTTTTAGAAAGTAAGCACTGGTCCTTATACTATATTAATGGCCTGGAAGATAAGAGAAGCTGGATGGTTTTAAGTCCATCACACTCACCTGCTACACCTATAAAACATCACCAATCCAACAGTAGCAAGTAACACTCCAAACCATGCAAAAAGGCCACTTGCAGCTGTCAGCTTTGGCATATTTGTtgctgaagaaaaaaaattaaataacagtAAGACAGCCATTAGAAAAACACAAACACATAATTGATTTCAGATGTGGAAGCCGAGGTAGATACCCAAGATGACCGAATGAATATAGGTGACCAATAGCACAAAAATTATGCACCAAAGTACAGGAGCAAGTCCTAATTTAGATATCTTTCCAAGGCGGCTGTTATTGTCAAAACGTTTATCAAGCAGCCTTCGGGCATTTCCCTACATAACAGATTTAGCGAGAAAAGCTTATTAAATATAACTGGCCAATATATGAACCAAATATAGTGAAAATATTTGGAAGATCTATGATCAATCAACAAAGTAAAATGGTGATATTTGTCAAGCAGCAAACGTAAATGTAGAAAGTAAAAAGCAAATCCACAATAGTGATGCAGATTTGACACCTTTAACCAGATAACTACTCTGTTACACTCAAAGAAAATACAAGCATTTGAAAGATAAGATGGACGATGCAGTCTAATAGTCAGAGAAAGAGGAAAACCCTTAGACGACCATACTCGCATAAAACAACAAAGAGCAGTGgggtttatattttatttttggtagaaTATGATTAACTAGTATAAAACCATCAACGCACAATCAGCGTGCATGCCTCGCTATTTAAACAATATCTTCTTGAGGTGAGGGAGGTTAATGCTGTGGTAGTGATCCAGAAGTCAATGTGTATTATTGCAGAAGCATGTCCATATTTACTAATGCCAATGGGAAAGAATGTCGAGTACAATTTGAACATTAACACTGCAAATGCATTTCTTCACAAAGGCAGCACACAAAATCCATTGAAGCAAGCACTTATTCTACAAATTCAATTAACACAAATCTTTTCAGGAAACCCAGACAGTCTCATTCTCAAAACTGTGTGGGGAATGGGGGTAAATCAAAAGGATGGTGGCAAATTCCATGGCATTACAAAGCAAATATAAATATGTTGGTTATAAAACACCTACAAGGAAAAAAGCAACTTGTCTGTGATTCTTATCAGAAGCAAGCTGTGCAGGTGTAAGGCCAGTATTATCGGTCATGGTCAGGTCTTCCCTTTTGCCAGCCTGTACTAACACGGTACAGGCCTCCAAGTTACCCCGAATAGCAGCCCAATGAAGAGGAGTGCAACCTgaataaaataaggaaaatagATGAATAAAGCATTTAAAGTCAAAGaataattcataatttatatCACTGCGTAAATAATTTCGCAATAAAAGGAGTTCAGGGTAGAGCATTAGAACATACCCTCTTTATCCTGACGACCCCGATGTGCATCAAGAAATAAAAGAAGACGTATAGAATCAGCAAAACCTTTGTAAGCAGCCCTAAATTGAAGCCAGAAGGGAAATATCAATTCAAGCACTGTAAAAGCAGACTCGCATGTATTTCACTTAAGCATAAGCATTCAAAATTTCAGTTCCAAGGAAGTGTGGGCATGTGAAACAAGATTAAATAGCACAAAAGAAAGTCATTAACTAACATTGTATGCAAGGCTGTCAAACTCTAGAGTTAACTCGTAAGTTCTTGCCCGTTTACAATTTTAGATCACAAAAACGAGTTAACTCAATGTAAACTCTTTTTTTAGCAAGCTCTTACGAGTTCAAGTTAACTGAAAAAATAGGTAAACTCTCTTGATTTGACTCGTAGTTTACGAAATTACAATTCTACATTGGTTTGACCTTAAAATGCAAAATGTTGGTCGACAATATTCTATatcttgtttaatttggttttaaaaTCTAAATTTGTGCTTTTAGCATTGTTGTGAAGAAAAACTAGCATGTCTCGTGTATGATTGTTGTTTTTgcaatttcatttatttatttcaccATTTCATTTggttttataatttaaaattctataataaatatttatctagttaaaaatattgatgCTTTATTATAGGGATGAAATGTTgaattattgttgttttgatGGTATTATATTATCTATAAATTTCATATATAGATAAAACCAGGTAACTAAGAGAACCATGTAACTACTCTGTTACACTCAAAGAAAATACAAGCATTTACAAGCAATTAAAAAGGAAATGATTAGTGCAACATTATGATATTATCTAGGCTTCTGAGAAACAAAAAAGACACAAGAAAAACTAgatgaatgaataaataaataaaaaaacaataaccaAGCCTTATCCCACTACCACTAGGTCGTGTTGGCTGGTTGGTATGACACAGTGCCAAAATTCCCTGTGATCAAGACCAAAAATAGATTGATTACCTCTAAATCTCTCCTAACAGTTGGCCCATAGTTTTCTTAGTCTCCTTCTACATCTAATTATTGGACTATCGTCTATGTGCCTAACCTTTCCTTACCGGAGCTTCTACATGTCTTTTCCAAAAATGTTGCCATCACCCAATTTTCTCTCAAAAAATTGTATTCCTAATCCCATCATGTCTCCTGTGGTTACTCATCCATCTTAACATGCCCATCTCTACAACAATGAGTTTTCTTTCTGATTGATCATTTTGCCCAAACATTGAGCCTCAAACAACATTGTAGGTCTTATAGTTGTGCTGTAATAATTAGCATTGCTACAAATGAAATTTAAATCATGTATTCCATGCATACCAATTTGAACATTATCCTTCTTAATGGGTTATATTACATGTACAAATGTGACCAGAAATTACACTGTGTTCAGATAAAATGCCTACATACTTAAAGAATTAACTGACAAAATTTAAGTCTTGTTTGATTTTATAAGAGTTtccaaatatttattttcagcTGGATCAAATTGAGACCAAATTCATAGATAATGTTTTCACTAAAACTCTACCAAATGCATTTGTAGCTTCATTATTTTTCAATGACCAAGCCAACTACACTTGCAGTTTGCTTGAGGAAAATAATATGACACCAGAAACTGGTGAAACATTGCCAGAAGACACATAATGAGCAAAGAATGATTCGTATATAATCTCACAAAATGGGTGCTTGAATGTGGAGTGTGACGAATAGAGAAAGGAAAACATCCATGTAAATAGGAAAAAAGGTTGAATTGTGATTTTATGAATTACCAATGCAAGGGGCTTCTTCCATCATTATCAGGAACATCAGGGTCAGCATTCCATTTTGAGACGACATGGTAAAGATAAGCTGTCTGACCATATTGAGCAGCAACGTGTGTTGTCTGCATCCGAGTTTattaaaactaattaaattaacatTTAGCAGCACTTCCCCTGCTTGAGGCAGGAAGGCGATCTAAGACTAACATAATTTACCCCCATTGATCTCTCaaatataaaggaaaaaagaaCCACATCAATCTCACCTGATACCCATTCATGTCGGCAGAATTCACTCGAGCACCCTCTTGTAGTAAAAGCTCTGCAACTTGAATAGCACCCCGTACCGCACTCCAATGCAAGGCTGTCTGGCCAGTATGATCTGTTGCATTTACATCTCCACCATGCTGCCAATCAACACCAATACAAAACAACTTAataccaaaacaaaaccaccaaCCAACTATCCCCATTACATAAAGATATCAACATATAATCCCATACTTATCATTCAAAATCTCGAAAACCAAACACAAATGCACACAATAACATTCAATAGCAACATAAATaacttgggttggtctggtggtataggcttgggacctgggagtgtgctcctccttaaggttgGATTCTCTCTAGTGCCAATTTggatgggctaatttagcttcttcaaaacaaaaaataactaacatattcaattcaattccaTTTACATAACACAAACAATACCAACAAGCTGAACCAAGCTACCCACACAAATTCGAACTACAAGCAACAAGCAATTATTAAAAACTTTATCTTTTCTATCTTTTAATCATTTGGGGTAAACAAACAATGATCAAGCAACATAAATaacttgggttggtctggtgaTATtggggacctgggagtgtgctcctccttaaggtctcaggttcgattctctctagtgccaatttgggtgggctaatttagcttcttcaaaacaaaacaaaaaaactaacatattcaattcaattcccTTTACATAAGACAAACAATACCAACAAGCTGAACCAAGCTAGCTACCCACACAAATTCAAAGTACAAGCAACAAGCAATTATTAAAAACTTAATCTTTTCTATCTTTTAATCATATGGGCTAAAGAAACAATAATTAAGCAAGTAGTATTGAAGCTGAAAATGGAAACAAAGCAAACTTGCAAATAATTAATTCAACTCAACAAACCGATCAAAGAACCTCAATGATGTACTGAGCAGCGGCAGTGCGATTATTGAGAGCAGCCCACTGAAGAGCGTAGTAACCCAAACCATCAGGTTCGGTAACGAGAAAGCCCTCAAGCTCCACCAATCTATGTAGCTTCTCCAAATCCCCATAAGCAGCCGCAGTATAAACGTCGTTCCGGAGGCTATCTTCGGAAACTTCAACACCGTCGGAAGATGACGGTGTGGATTGTTGATCGCGGCGAGATTGAACCTCCTCGACAACCTCGATCtcagatgacattttttttgtatgcggcgaagaaatgaaaatgaaaatgaaattgaaaatgattatgaataaggattattattattaagggGAAATGGAGAAGAAAGGGATTGaattttttagggtttttcgTGGAAAGGGGGGGATGGATGATGATTGAGAGGGTCTGGGTGATGGCCGTCCCTGTTGACCCTCTGAGGACGAACGAATCAAAGACGCGACAACACCAACGATtagattatgattatgattattgaattgaattcaaATGAAGATACATAAACCATTaattctcattttctttttaggtaaataatgaattttaagttttaaccgATAGAAAAAATACTTTGGCCATATCATCTATGTTTTCTGTCATCACTTCACCTCACTTTCTTGTTATGACATGATAAAATGATAGTTATTTATTGTATGattgtttaaaattattttataccgtcggtgcatatccaTAAAACTCTAAATCAAAAATATCAGtcattttttgaatcaaaattaatactattaatGCTATttacttattataaaaaaataatactatttaCTAATAAtcaaaaagataataataattcgttcacccaaaaaaataaaaatgataattcaagtatattaagaaatataataataataattcaagtATTGCTCAAGTTAGagatcaaaattaaatattttttaatggaaatttaatttttgaatttaaaataatctaaaattgcgaattttattttaatttagaaatttatttttacaaattttaattaaagaatTAATAAAAGTACAAATAATATACCAtaacgttttttttttcaagtagccTACGTGGTTAAAAATTCTACCGGATAAGTGTGTTGACTAAGGTTCGAACTTTGAACCCCAAAACCTaccatatataatgcaatgtcctgataattgagctaagttcacgggaccatttagtttcttttttaatactattagataaataataaataatttgtttttcctcatTTTCATGTGTTAATATGACACTTGAACACTGATAAAAATCACCGTTAAACCATTAATCAATTCCATGCATGATACCAGCAACTAATTatgaagtttaaattaaaaaaatcaaaatattaataattatacaaaattttcttattctcgtgtattaaatatgacttttgGAGTCATGCATATCAATCACAAAAATTCCCTTATACAACCAATTATTACATGTATAACACCGTAAAACACAATTAATATCGCATaacatttaattattaattttgaatATTAGATAAAGGGTTccgctaacatgtgccctaagggcacattttaaggttCAATTAATGAGCTAGTATCCTACTtaatgtgtttcaaaaatagtaataatcaagttttttaattaaaagatatgatccacaatatttattaattatttaaatcaattacaAGGGCAAATTGTGATACTTATcgaccatcatcatcatcatgattaCACGTGTCTGGCATTATATGCATCCttaataatctttttttttttttggaatgatTGTTAGTGctattttggattttgaattgctaatatattttggaattttataatacttataatttaattttttgttttcaactttaaaaaaaaattgacaaaaaaaaactgcttTTGAACCAAAATAATATATCTGCGCGTGTAATCATATGATGATAGTTGGCAAGTATCACAATTTGcctttgaaatttatttaattatttaataaatattgtggaccatatcatttaattaataaacttggttattactattttttaaacACATTAAGTGAGATACTAGTTCATTAATTGCACTTTAAAATGTACCCTtatggcacatgttagcatttgccttagATAAATAATACTCAATTTATATTCCTCATTTCCATGTGTTAAAGATGATATGACTATGAATTATTAGGTCGGACGTCGTGACTCGGGTTCGAATCTGGGATCTCACAATTGTGTGAAtttaatttcagtggattaccatttcatctaagacaaaaaaaaaaggtatatgACTCTTgaagcagtgttttaaaaaccggaccggtcggTCGAACCGAGAACCAAAGGTCAACCGGTCTGGTCTGGTAATTGGATCGGACATGTTAACAAACTGGTGTAAACCGGCATGAACCGGTCAAAATCGAGGAAAACCGACGAACCGGTGGTTTTTTCATTGTACATGATGTGCTAATAATATTGATGTTGCACGGGGTTTTGTGGAACGTCATTTATATGTCAATCATGGTTGTTGTCAATCATGGATATTGTTGATCATGGtaaattaaacataattaaGTGGACTAAGTAGTAATATTCAAGGGATAATATAAAGGTTCACAAAAGTCAAGCCAAATTTTACAGTGGAGCTTTCAAGACCCGTGACATGTATAAATTAAGTTGGTCAAATTTTCTTATGAGTAGTATGTTTACATggtgaaattaaaaatcattcatATAATCATTGATAATAAAATCAAGAAGTAAATTGCATTGTTACATCCAAAAGAGTaaacaaacttaaaaaccaAATTATAAGTACAATACAAAAGTGAACCACCATATTGTCGGATCGCTCagtcaattataaattttactCAGTAATAATTCataatagtgattttaaaacttttatcagcaaaaaaattgtcatgtccccgtgaattataaatttttataagtaataccatatatatttcaatcatGGATATTGTTAATCAAGTGAGTTAGGTATAATCTATCATTGTAAATATAGATGCAAATCATATGAACACAACAAAATTAGGATAAGTATTCAAAAGATAATAGAAGTCAAGTTGGATACTAACATAaacaacataaaattaaaaacaaacaaacacatttcATCGTAAGAATGATAGTTTGAATTTGATACAGAGGAAAACCTACAACATAAAAAGACCGTCATAATAACGTGAATCAAGTGAAACATCACACCGAGTTTTACAATGGAGTCTCCAA encodes:
- the LOC123881886 gene encoding protein S-acyltransferase 24 isoform X1 yields the protein MSSEIEVVEEVQSRRDQQSTPSSSDGVEVSEDSLRNDVYTAAAYGDLEKLHRLVELEGFLVTEPDGLGYYALQWAALNNRTAAAQYIIEHGGDVNATDHTGQTALHWSAVRGAIQVAELLLQEGARVNSADMNGYQTTHVAAQYGQTAYLYHVVSKWNADPDVPDNDGRSPLHWAAYKGFADSIRLLLFLDAHRGRQDKEGCTPLHWAAIRGNLEACTVLVQAGKREDLTMTDNTGLTPAQLASDKNHRQVAFFLGNARRLLDKRFDNNSRLGKISKLGLAPVLWCIIFVLLVTYIHSVILATNMPKLTAASGLFAWFGVLLATVGLVMFYRCSSKDPGYIGVSDDTQNMKDDEPLLKIEINNPALLAGNWSQLCATCKIVRPLRAKHCSTCDRCVEQFDHHCPWVSNCIGKKNKWDFFAFLILEVSAMLVTGGVCLARVLTDPLAPSSFGTWVNYVGKNHIGAISFLIADFFLFFGVFALTVVQASQISRNITTNEMANIMRYSYLRGPGGRFRNPYDHGIKKNCSDFLINGYNEDVEYIEESGNSEEGVGMTHMARNSNGTNGDSHSHSDYPKGNGNGHVVINVNSNSTNSKTHHGQNSNGHVHSSHCSHSNQGKTRNESIPVGLGLGLGRNTRSVPVSSSS
- the LOC123881886 gene encoding protein S-acyltransferase 24 isoform X2, giving the protein MNGYQTTHVAAQYGQTAYLYHVVSKWNADPDVPDNDGRSPLHWAAYKGFADSIRLLLFLDAHRGRQDKEGCTPLHWAAIRGNLEACTVLVQAGKREDLTMTDNTGLTPAQLASDKNHRQVAFFLGNARRLLDKRFDNNSRLGKISKLGLAPVLWCIIFVLLVTYIHSVILATNMPKLTAASGLFAWFGVLLATVGLVMFYRCSSKDPGYIGVSDDTQNMKDDEPLLKIEINNPALLAGNWSQLCATCKIVRPLRAKHCSTCDRCVEQFDHHCPWVSNCIGKKNKWDFFAFLILEVSAMLVTGGVCLARVLTDPLAPSSFGTWVNYVGKNHIGAISFLIADFFLFFGVFALTVVQASQISRNITTNEMANIMRYSYLRGPGGRFRNPYDHGIKKNCSDFLINGYNEDVEYIEESGNSEEGVGMTHMARNSNGTNGDSHSHSDYPKGNGNGHVVINVNSNSTNSKTHHGQNSNGHVHSSHCSHSNQGKTRNESIPVGLGLGLGRNTRSVPVSSSS